In Lacrimispora indolis DSM 755, a genomic segment contains:
- a CDS encoding ABC transporter permease encodes MRETWNRLSGKQYFRPLVIFIMILLFNGIVSKGEFYTLSIVDGHLYGRIIDIVRNGSKLMILAAGMTMILATGGTDISVGSIMAISGAIACSIVNGNIFPDLNGNVAAAIIVAILAGIASGIWNGFLVAKIKIQPIVATMILMVAGRGIAQLITRGKIVTITSDAYYFINGGYVFGLPFPLFLVVLLVGLLVIFTGRTAFGLFLESVGCNPTASKYVGIKVDRMLFAIYTLSGAFAAVAGLIESAGIKGADCNNAGLGIEMDAILAVAIGGTNLMGGRFSIPASVIGALIVQSITTTVLALGVPAAYIRVLKALLIIIICLSQSKQFKDLVIKRKMINRKVVGS; translated from the coding sequence ATGAGAGAAACCTGGAATCGTTTATCAGGAAAGCAGTATTTCCGCCCGCTGGTCATTTTTATCATGATTCTTCTATTTAACGGTATTGTCAGCAAGGGAGAATTTTACACCCTGTCCATTGTGGATGGGCATTTATACGGACGTATCATTGATATCGTAAGAAATGGAAGCAAGCTCATGATACTGGCAGCGGGCATGACCATGATACTGGCAACAGGAGGAACCGATATTTCCGTTGGCTCCATCATGGCCATCAGCGGAGCCATTGCCTGCAGCATCGTAAACGGGAACATTTTCCCGGATTTAAACGGAAATGTTGCCGCAGCGATCATTGTCGCAATCCTTGCAGGCATTGCCAGCGGAATCTGGAATGGTTTTTTAGTAGCAAAGATAAAGATTCAGCCGATTGTGGCTACCATGATCTTAATGGTGGCAGGGCGGGGAATCGCCCAGCTGATCACCAGGGGAAAGATCGTTACGATCACCTCTGATGCCTATTATTTTATCAATGGCGGCTATGTTTTCGGATTGCCCTTTCCCTTGTTTCTTGTGGTTCTTCTGGTGGGGCTTTTGGTGATATTTACGGGAAGGACGGCATTTGGCCTGTTTTTGGAATCTGTTGGCTGCAATCCAACTGCCTCTAAGTATGTGGGCATTAAGGTTGACCGGATGCTCTTTGCCATTTATACGCTTTCCGGAGCCTTTGCCGCTGTGGCAGGCTTGATTGAAAGCGCGGGGATCAAGGGGGCGGACTGCAACAATGCCGGGCTGGGAATTGAAATGGATGCCATTCTTGCCGTAGCAATCGGAGGAACCAACTTAATGGGCGGGCGTTTTTCCATTCCGGCCAGCGTGATAGGGGCACTGATCGTACAGAGCATCACCACAACCGTACTGGCGTTGGGTGTTCCGGCCGCCTATATCCGGGTGTTAAAGGCATTGCTGATTATTATCATCTGTCTGTCCCAGTCAAAGCAGTTTAAGGATCTGGTCATCAAGCGTAAAATGATAAACAGAAAGGTGGTTGGCAGCTGA
- a CDS encoding ABC transporter permease subunit translates to MEQTGKRKRLHINNISLVITVVLFVLMFLFGSVKYNNFLSLSTFLNLFNDNAYLMIAAIGATFVLISGGIDISIASTIAFTGVGSAYLLERGVPAFLVIILMLLAGIIVGCTQGALIHYFKLQPFIVTLAGQFLMRGLCVVISERSIPISDPFFKTMALGKVTVRLGEAKAWNGKIYYYVFILVIVFAAAVYTLRYTKFGRCLYALGGGETSASLMGLNVARTKIAAYGISSFCAALGGIVFSFYTLAGFGLQNLGLELDALSSAVIGGTLLTGGVGTVAGTVVGVMIEGIIQTIVTYQNLNTWWTKVTIAALLCFFIVIQRVIAIRAEKSKGKNGQ, encoded by the coding sequence ATGGAGCAAACGGGAAAAAGAAAAAGGTTACACATCAATAATATTTCGCTGGTTATCACCGTTGTGCTGTTTGTCCTGATGTTTCTGTTTGGTTCTGTAAAGTACAATAACTTTTTATCTTTATCAACCTTTTTAAACCTCTTTAATGACAATGCATACCTGATGATAGCGGCAATTGGGGCGACTTTTGTGCTCATAAGCGGGGGAATCGATATTTCCATTGCCTCCACCATCGCATTTACAGGTGTTGGCTCCGCTTACTTACTGGAACGGGGAGTTCCGGCGTTTCTGGTAATTATTCTGATGCTCCTTGCAGGAATTATCGTAGGCTGTACCCAGGGGGCTTTGATCCACTATTTTAAGCTCCAGCCGTTTATCGTGACTTTGGCGGGTCAGTTTTTGATGCGCGGGCTCTGTGTTGTGATCAGTGAACGTTCCATTCCCATCAGCGATCCGTTTTTTAAGACCATGGCTCTTGGAAAGGTAACGGTTCGGCTGGGGGAAGCAAAAGCGTGGAACGGGAAGATTTATTATTACGTATTTATCCTTGTGATTGTTTTTGCAGCTGCAGTCTATACCCTGAGATATACAAAGTTTGGAAGGTGTTTATATGCCCTGGGAGGCGGTGAAACGTCTGCCAGCCTCATGGGATTAAATGTAGCCAGAACGAAAATTGCGGCATACGGGATCAGCAGTTTTTGCGCTGCTCTCGGAGGAATCGTGTTCAGCTTTTATACTCTGGCAGGATTCGGACTTCAAAATCTGGGCCTGGAACTGGATGCGCTTTCCTCAGCAGTGATCGGCGGAACCCTGCTTACGGGGGGCGTGGGCACTGTGGCGGGTACGGTTGTGGGCGTTATGATAGAGGGAATTATCCAGACAATCGTTACATATCAGAATTTAAATACCTGGTGGACCAAGGTTACCATTGCTGCGCTTCTCTGCTTCTTCATTGTAATTCAGAGGGTCATTGCAATCCGTGCAGAAAAATCAAAGGGGAAGAATGGGCAATAA
- a CDS encoding cache domain-containing sensor histidine kinase codes for MKYWKKRFMDMKIRDKMINSHIFIALIPFCFVGILGIISSTREAERNVTQHTSLLVGQVQHTTDIYISSIEKTANMLIRIIEPMHLGRIPSAEDGRWKEYEAALKDSFETVADTHDEIAGIFFATEHDMYVGTGMSRISRDPFVKEVWYEKAASFPGEMQIISDVTGRNIVTEAAYSIDDVFSVMKAVIDPETGERIGVLLFDVKHEIISSAIQDANIGENGFVFVLDEQNHLVYAPTNKIVYRIRPEWLWNEEEPVTAVINGEKYQISYQRSAYTGWKTVSVSSYREIMGGINTMLFMFGWVLVLTILTVFIVAVKISETVTKPIVRLRNLMKETEKGNLSVRFEGNYLDEVSELGRRFNQMLERIQELMEEVYKEQENKRKAQLKAVQEQFKPHFLYNTLDTIGWMAREHSAYDIVHLVDALTNVFRISLSKGKDYITIEEEIRYISNYLYIQKIRYGPKVQYEILVDEDCMKVVLPKMILQPLVENSIYHGVKMKSGDGHVKVTGRVEDNWVSLEVWDDGKGMEEEKVWELSRLLNEPGEAGRNRSFGLFYIKERLRIRYGEQFQVLVESKEGQGTSIVIRIPKEVQNDLEKG; via the coding sequence ATGAAATATTGGAAGAAACGATTCATGGATATGAAAATCCGTGATAAAATGATCAATTCTCATATTTTTATTGCGCTCATTCCCTTCTGTTTTGTGGGGATTTTGGGGATTATCAGTTCAACCAGAGAGGCGGAGCGCAACGTGACCCAGCATACGTCTTTGCTGGTGGGACAGGTGCAGCATACCACGGATATTTATATAAGCAGCATTGAAAAGACAGCCAATATGCTCATCCGGATCATTGAACCAATGCACCTTGGCAGGATCCCCTCCGCTGAGGACGGCCGCTGGAAAGAGTATGAAGCAGCCCTGAAAGACAGCTTTGAGACAGTGGCAGATACTCATGATGAAATCGCAGGCATATTTTTTGCTACGGAGCATGACATGTATGTGGGAACAGGGATGTCCAGAATCTCCCGGGACCCCTTTGTCAAAGAGGTCTGGTATGAAAAAGCAGCATCATTTCCCGGTGAAATGCAGATAATCAGCGATGTTACCGGAAGAAATATTGTTACGGAGGCAGCCTATAGCATTGACGATGTATTTTCAGTGATGAAAGCAGTCATTGACCCGGAAACAGGGGAGAGAATCGGCGTATTGCTGTTTGATGTAAAGCATGAGATCATTTCTTCCGCCATTCAGGATGCGAACATCGGTGAAAATGGATTTGTATTCGTCCTGGATGAGCAGAATCACCTGGTGTATGCACCAACCAATAAAATCGTCTACCGCATCCGTCCTGAATGGCTGTGGAATGAAGAAGAGCCTGTGACAGCGGTGATCAATGGGGAAAAATATCAGATCAGCTATCAAAGATCAGCCTATACCGGCTGGAAAACTGTCAGTGTTTCATCCTACCGGGAAATCATGGGCGGAATCAATACCATGCTGTTCATGTTTGGCTGGGTCCTGGTCTTAACGATTCTCACCGTATTTATTGTGGCGGTAAAAATTTCGGAGACAGTGACAAAGCCCATTGTCAGGCTTCGCAACTTAATGAAAGAGACGGAAAAAGGCAACTTATCCGTCCGGTTTGAAGGCAACTATTTAGATGAGGTAAGCGAGCTTGGCCGCCGGTTCAACCAGATGCTGGAGCGGATACAGGAATTGATGGAGGAGGTATATAAGGAACAGGAGAATAAGCGGAAAGCACAGCTAAAGGCAGTTCAGGAGCAGTTTAAACCCCATTTTTTATACAATACCCTGGACACCATTGGCTGGATGGCGAGAGAACATTCCGCTTATGATATTGTTCATCTTGTAGATGCCCTTACCAATGTTTTCCGCATCAGCTTGAGCAAGGGAAAAGACTATATTACCATAGAAGAAGAAATCCGTTACATTTCCAATTATCTCTACATACAGAAAATCCGTTACGGGCCTAAGGTACAGTACGAAATTTTAGTAGATGAGGACTGCATGAAGGTGGTTCTGCCCAAAATGATCCTCCAGCCCCTGGTGGAAAATTCCATTTACCACGGGGTCAAGATGAAGAGCGGGGATGGGCATGTAAAGGTCACCGGAAGGGTGGAAGACAATTGGGTGAGCCTGGAGGTCTGGGATGACGGAAAGGGCATGGAGGAAGAAAAGGTCTGGGAGCTATCCAGATTGTTAAATGAGCCGGGAGAAGCCGGCAGAAACAGAAGCTTTGGATTGTTTTATATTAAGGAGCGGCTGCGCATCCGGTACGGAGAGCAGTTCCAGGTATTGGTGGAAAGCAAAGAGGGGCAGGGGACGAGTATTGTTATACGGATTCCGAAAGAAGTTCAGAATGATCTTGAAAAAGGGTAA
- a CDS encoding substrate-binding domain-containing protein, translating to MEKRTKLLAILLIMVFGFLGYRIYNGAITQTVYKSDVEYVIGVSQANMREAWRIALIHEIQEEAGKYPNIRIVTADATSSVEKQEKDVDRLLDFGIDLLIISPCDSSRLTKKVGEVYQEGVPVIVMDRSVEGFDYNLFIGPDNNLIGKQGGECAVRLLGNGKAKILELRATAGSLQSEERSEGFDSVIRDYPDIEKTVCDLKNDMKDPAYDAVFAMEKELKGVSLIFANNDSVAFGAYEALKDRSLAEKIKVIGCDGFTGENEGVDLVRKGKLAATISCPTGGKEAVQYAINILRKESGVPKQVILRSHTIYPQNAGEYLAALDRQSIDDGRRITVGYSQVGQESQWRLANTRSIQEAAKEFNVELLFDSADQSQKKQIEAIRRFIKERVDVVVVSPVVETGWDEVLKEAKEANIPVVMSDRRIEAGDDLTTTYIGADFLEEGRRAMRWLKEHVKPEQGPVHILELQGSEGATPTEERKKGFFEILEENPQYQIVYTDYGDFTYDGGKQVVEEYISSHNWDVDIIFSHNDDMALGAIEALEAHGLNPGKDITIVSVDATKEAFQAMIDGKLNCAVECSPLLGPPLMKAIRDMIAGKEMPLRIITEEKVYDQSDAETVIKTREY from the coding sequence ATGGAAAAAAGAACGAAATTACTGGCGATATTACTGATCATGGTATTTGGTTTCCTGGGATACCGGATTTATAACGGGGCAATTACCCAAACGGTCTATAAAAGCGATGTGGAATATGTGATCGGCGTTTCTCAGGCAAACATGAGAGAAGCATGGCGGATCGCATTGATACATGAGATCCAGGAGGAAGCGGGAAAGTATCCCAATATCAGAATCGTTACGGCAGATGCGACCTCCAGCGTGGAAAAGCAGGAAAAGGATGTTGACAGGCTTCTGGACTTCGGCATTGATCTTTTGATCATATCCCCCTGTGATTCCAGCCGTCTGACAAAGAAGGTGGGGGAGGTATATCAGGAGGGAGTTCCTGTAATTGTTATGGACCGAAGCGTAGAGGGCTTTGACTATAACCTGTTTATCGGCCCGGATAATAATCTCATCGGCAAGCAGGGGGGAGAATGTGCGGTCCGGCTGCTGGGAAATGGGAAGGCGAAAATTCTGGAACTTCGTGCGACTGCCGGGTCCCTTCAGAGCGAGGAGCGGAGCGAGGGCTTTGATTCTGTGATCAGGGATTATCCTGATATCGAAAAGACTGTCTGTGATCTGAAAAATGACATGAAGGACCCAGCCTATGATGCGGTTTTTGCCATGGAGAAGGAACTGAAAGGCGTTTCCCTCATATTTGCCAACAATGATTCCGTGGCCTTTGGAGCATACGAGGCGCTAAAGGACAGGAGTCTGGCTGAGAAAATCAAGGTTATCGGTTGTGACGGCTTTACAGGAGAAAATGAAGGGGTGGATTTGGTGCGGAAAGGAAAACTTGCAGCAACGATTTCCTGCCCAACAGGAGGAAAAGAGGCAGTACAATATGCTATTAATATTCTTCGGAAGGAAAGCGGAGTTCCCAAGCAGGTAATTTTAAGAAGCCATACGATCTATCCTCAAAATGCCGGTGAGTATCTGGCGGCTCTTGACCGACAAAGTATTGACGATGGCAGGAGAATTACCGTAGGATATTCCCAGGTGGGACAGGAGAGTCAGTGGAGGCTTGCCAATACCCGCTCCATTCAGGAGGCTGCCAAGGAATTTAATGTGGAACTTCTTTTTGACAGCGCAGATCAGTCTCAAAAGAAGCAGATTGAGGCGATTCGCAGGTTTATTAAGGAGAGGGTGGATGTAGTCGTGGTTTCTCCAGTAGTGGAGACCGGCTGGGATGAGGTCTTAAAAGAGGCTAAGGAGGCCAATATCCCTGTAGTAATGTCTGACCGCAGAATCGAAGCAGGAGATGATCTGACAACCACTTATATTGGTGCTGACTTTTTAGAGGAAGGGCGGAGAGCCATGCGCTGGCTGAAAGAACATGTAAAACCGGAGCAGGGACCTGTCCATATTTTAGAGCTTCAGGGAAGTGAAGGAGCCACACCGACGGAAGAGAGAAAAAAAGGATTTTTTGAAATATTGGAGGAGAATCCCCAGTACCAGATCGTATATACGGATTATGGTGATTTCACTTACGACGGAGGGAAACAGGTTGTTGAGGAATACATCAGCAGCCACAACTGGGATGTGGACATTATCTTTTCTCACAATGATGACATGGCCCTTGGGGCGATCGAAGCCTTGGAGGCCCATGGATTAAATCCGGGGAAGGATATAACAATTGTTTCTGTGGATGCGACGAAAGAAGCGTTTCAGGCGATGATAGACGGCAAACTGAACTGTGCGGTGGAATGCAGTCCGCTTCTGGGGCCTCCCCTTATGAAAGCAATCCGGGATATGATCGCAGGAAAGGAAATGCCTCTTCGGATTATAACAGAAGAAAAGGTGTACGATCAGTCTGATGCGGAGACAGTTATTAAAACAAGGGAATATTAA
- a CDS encoding Dabb family protein: MHVITHFSSMEDMEAYLVHPVHVEVSKYIAEVLESGASVCYESAISMQASAVKFSV; the protein is encoded by the coding sequence ATGCATGTAATCACTCATTTTTCCTCAATGGAGGATATGGAGGCTTATCTCGTCCATCCTGTACATGTAGAAGTTTCAAAATATATAGCGGAGGTACTCGAATCGGGCGCATCCGTATGCTATGAATCTGCCATTTCAATGCAGGCATCAGCTGTCAAATTCTCGGTATAG
- a CDS encoding nuclear transport factor 2 family protein, with product MDSLGGIPIGRTARPEEIAELAAFLVYDRTSYIVGAEHTIDGVLSAQFKQFIRRRTNMNIKLPQSIETYFQASNSYDSSLLAKCFAGDAVLYDDGMIYHGPDAIKEHIEKANNNLSVKTEVTNAVENNRKFIVTATLTGNFEGSPVALDYYFTLKNQKIVELKILLAGD from the coding sequence ATGGATTCCCTTGGCGGGATTCCCATCGGACGGACAGCCCGGCCGGAGGAAATCGCTGAGCTTGCCGCTTTCCTGGTATATGACCGGACATCCTATATTGTCGGGGCCGAACATACAATTGACGGGGTATTATCCGCACAATTTAAGCAATTTATAAGAAGGAGAACAAATATGAACATCAAATTACCGCAGTCTATTGAAACATATTTCCAGGCGTCAAACTCGTATGACAGCAGTTTGCTTGCCAAGTGCTTTGCCGGAGATGCCGTACTCTACGATGATGGCATGATTTATCACGGTCCCGACGCGATTAAGGAGCATATTGAGAAGGCAAACAACAATTTGTCAGTCAAAACTGAGGTTACAAATGCCGTAGAAAATAATAGGAAGTTTATTGTCACCGCCACACTTACCGGGAACTTTGAGGGAAGCCCGGTTGCGCTTGACTATTATTTCACCTTAAAAAATCAGAAGATTGTTGAGCTTAAAATCTTATTGGCCGGTGACTGA
- a CDS encoding helix-turn-helix transcriptional regulator — protein MQINRLFEIVYILLSKKIVTAKELAERFEVSERTVYRDIDTLSSAGIPIYATQGKGGGISLLDHFILNKSVLSENEQNEILFALQSLTVMQNPETDKVLSKLSSLFQKNNINWIEVDLSPWGSNKSKTCEFTILKNAILNHQVIMFYYFNTAGEKSSRRVEPVKLMYKVNAWYLQGFCLTRNEYRTFKISRMSNVEMSPEIFVNRPQEKLLEDQTEESSKIWIDVQLQIAPEGAYRVFDEFDEKEITKNRDGSFTVTASLPESDWLFHYILSFGTYAEVLAPQNIREKIQSKLDEILWKYKRNK, from the coding sequence ATGCAAATTAACAGGCTTTTTGAAATCGTATATATTCTGCTTAGCAAAAAAATAGTCACGGCCAAGGAACTGGCGGAACGTTTTGAAGTGTCTGAAAGAACGGTTTATCGGGATATTGATACGCTCTCCTCCGCAGGAATACCTATTTATGCAACCCAGGGAAAAGGCGGAGGAATATCACTGCTGGACCATTTTATTCTCAATAAGTCCGTTCTTTCAGAAAATGAACAAAACGAAATATTGTTTGCACTGCAAAGCTTAACCGTAATGCAGAATCCGGAAACAGACAAGGTGCTTTCAAAATTAAGCAGCTTGTTTCAAAAAAACAACATCAATTGGATTGAGGTGGATTTATCGCCCTGGGGCAGCAATAAAAGCAAAACATGTGAATTCACGATACTCAAAAATGCCATCCTGAATCATCAGGTCATTATGTTTTACTATTTTAATACAGCCGGAGAAAAAAGCAGCCGAAGGGTCGAACCTGTTAAGCTTATGTACAAGGTGAATGCATGGTATCTGCAAGGCTTCTGCCTTACAAGAAATGAATACAGAACCTTTAAAATCTCGCGTATGTCCAATGTGGAAATGTCACCGGAAATTTTTGTAAATAGGCCACAGGAAAAATTGTTGGAAGATCAAACGGAGGAGAGTTCTAAAATATGGATTGATGTGCAGCTTCAGATTGCTCCAGAAGGTGCTTACCGGGTATTTGATGAATTCGATGAAAAGGAAATCACTAAAAATCGGGACGGCTCCTTTACAGTTACGGCTTCCTTACCGGAAAGCGATTGGCTGTTTCACTATATCCTCTCTTTTGGAACCTATGCTGAAGTCCTCGCCCCGCAGAACATACGTGAAAAGATCCAAAGTAAATTGGATGAGATTCTCTGGAAATATAAAAGAAATAAATGA
- a CDS encoding sensor domain-containing diguanylate cyclase has product MNEEPFLDRIPCGILKLKTDEDLTILYSNQAIKDLFQAPASLKDMVCESEFPELLEEIRSHFTDQPVSFDLEFKAKIQKNCVWCSLQLNYIPEEELLYCAISDITCMKKFQEHLRIREEQYRLASQHSGCLVSIYDIPSRTLSPSPEFSRTFPFPYTMPLSPEFLIENGIVHKESVTDFLDFYDDMEKGVPEGKCITRLKTGSGDYHWFSTHYSLVCTEDQRPLRGIISYQDITDQYEKELAYQKWMEYMREQKKDCIGYYEYNLKFDLFEEIIGEMTQTMPEYVTNSFSSIMNYIAEHYIFEEDREMYLKFFNKNQLLYHYYRGNRSLRLEHRRLRPDGSVYWGLGLVQIVSDPYTDTIKAFILIKDIDAAKREALTLQELSKQDSLTGLLNRATAIHAIRSTLKDSQSHHILIMLDIDRFKQLNDNYGHHFGDKALHRAASRLKSALRRDDIFGRLGGDEFIILLKDVAYSMDLYARLENLCSLIGSALEPEAHISASLGTAAYPEDGTVFEELYQKADIALYHAKKHGRSQYAVYEPGMSMTK; this is encoded by the coding sequence ATGAACGAAGAACCTTTTTTAGATCGCATCCCTTGCGGCATACTAAAGCTTAAAACCGATGAAGACCTTACCATTCTTTATTCCAATCAGGCTATAAAGGACTTATTTCAAGCGCCTGCTTCTCTTAAGGACATGGTATGTGAATCAGAATTTCCGGAGCTGCTGGAAGAAATACGCAGCCACTTTACAGACCAGCCAGTCAGCTTTGATTTGGAATTCAAAGCAAAAATACAAAAAAACTGCGTCTGGTGTTCCTTACAACTGAATTATATCCCTGAGGAGGAATTATTGTACTGTGCTATCTCTGATATCACATGTATGAAAAAATTCCAGGAACACTTAAGGATCCGGGAAGAACAATACCGGCTGGCCAGCCAGCATTCCGGCTGCCTTGTAAGCATCTACGATATTCCTTCCAGAACCCTTTCCCCCTCACCTGAATTTTCCAGAACCTTCCCCTTCCCCTACACCATGCCGCTCTCCCCGGAATTTCTTATTGAAAACGGCATTGTACATAAGGAAAGTGTTACTGATTTTCTGGATTTTTATGATGACATGGAAAAGGGTGTACCTGAGGGAAAATGCATCACACGACTGAAAACAGGATCAGGAGATTATCACTGGTTCTCCACTCATTACTCACTGGTGTGTACTGAAGATCAGCGCCCTCTCAGAGGTATCATATCTTACCAGGATATTACGGATCAGTATGAAAAGGAACTGGCTTACCAAAAGTGGATGGAGTACATGCGGGAACAGAAAAAAGACTGTATCGGTTATTACGAATATAACTTAAAATTCGACTTATTTGAAGAAATCATTGGAGAAATGACCCAGACTATGCCGGAATATGTCACCAACTCCTTTTCCAGCATTATGAACTACATTGCAGAGCATTATATTTTTGAAGAGGACCGGGAGATGTATCTAAAATTCTTCAATAAGAATCAGCTGCTCTATCACTATTATCGCGGCAACCGGTCCTTACGGCTGGAGCACCGGCGTTTGCGGCCCGACGGAAGCGTTTACTGGGGGCTTGGGCTGGTGCAGATCGTTTCCGATCCATATACCGATACCATTAAGGCTTTTATCCTCATTAAGGACATTGACGCAGCCAAACGGGAGGCCCTGACTCTTCAGGAGCTTTCCAAACAGGATTCCCTGACCGGGCTGTTAAACAGGGCAACAGCCATACATGCCATACGCAGCACATTAAAAGACAGCCAAAGCCATCACATCCTTATCATGCTGGATATTGACCGCTTCAAGCAGCTGAATGATAATTACGGTCATCATTTTGGGGATAAAGCGCTCCACCGCGCTGCTTCAAGGCTTAAATCCGCCCTAAGGCGGGATGACATCTTTGGACGACTGGGAGGCGATGAATTTATCATTTTATTAAAAGATGTGGCCTACAGTATGGATTTATATGCCCGCCTGGAAAATTTATGCAGCCTCATAGGCAGCGCCCTGGAACCGGAAGCACATATTTCTGCCAGTTTAGGAACAGCCGCCTATCCGGAAGACGGAACTGTATTTGAAGAATTATATCAAAAAGCTGATATTGCTCTTTATCATGCAAAGAAACATGGCCGCAGCCAATATGCGGTTTATGAACCTGGCATGAGCATGACAAAATGA
- a CDS encoding GNAT family N-acetyltransferase translates to MVYYFDEEVLIRTIIETDTKTICEEEMAQGWQANEEKYLTRLADDTAGKAISLVAEYKGNVAGYINVYINSSWGSFANMGYCEIVDFGVLEKYRCCGIGSKLMDTAEKIASKYADTVYLGVGLHSGYGSAQRMYHKRGYLPDGKGVWYKDKIAEPHETYCNDDYLNLYFSKKLR, encoded by the coding sequence ATGGTCTATTACTTTGATGAGGAGGTTCTAATAAGAACAATTATTGAAACAGATACAAAAACTATTTGTGAAGAAGAAATGGCACAAGGATGGCAGGCTAACGAAGAAAAGTATTTGACCAGGTTAGCGGATGACACCGCTGGTAAAGCTATTTCTCTTGTTGCAGAATACAAAGGCAATGTCGCCGGATATATAAATGTGTATATCAATTCTTCCTGGGGTTCTTTTGCAAATATGGGATATTGTGAAATTGTTGACTTTGGTGTGTTAGAAAAATACCGTTGTTGTGGAATCGGTTCTAAACTAATGGATACGGCTGAAAAAATTGCTTCAAAATATGCGGATACAGTTTACCTTGGTGTAGGCCTACATAGTGGATATGGCAGCGCTCAGAGAATGTATCATAAGCGCGGTTATTTACCTGATGGGAAAGGTGTCTGGTATAAAGATAAAATAGCAGAACCCCATGAAACTTATTGTAACGATGATTACTTAAATCTATATTTTAGTAAAAAGCTAAGATAG
- a CDS encoding 6-phosphofructokinase has protein sequence MKKNAIVGQSGGPTAVINASLYGVIKEGIAREEIGRVYGMINGIEGFMSDNYMDLTGDLTEEELELLKLTPAAYLGSCRYKLPDDLSSPFYPALFEKFRTMEIGYFFYIGGNDSMDTVSKLSRYASHHNSAIRFIGIPKTIDNDLTLTDHTPGYGSAAKYVADTVREIVLDSSVYQQKSVTIVELMGRHAGWLTAASALARKFEGDNPVLIYLPETDFDFERFASDVKIALKKNNSVIICISEGLSDAQGKFICEYSDEVRLDTFGHKMLTGSGKMLENFVRDRFGVKVRSIELNVSQRCSGMLASATDIEESVQAGSEGVKAALNGITGRMVAFCRTGNSPYSMECTTVDVNQVCNQEKLFPSQWICSNGTDVTSDFLEYVLPLIQGELQRKIESGRPVYLYRR, from the coding sequence ATGAAGAAAAATGCAATCGTAGGACAATCCGGCGGACCAACCGCTGTGATCAATGCAAGCCTTTACGGCGTCATCAAGGAAGGAATTGCTCGTGAAGAAATCGGCCGGGTTTATGGCATGATCAACGGTATAGAAGGCTTCATGTCCGACAATTATATGGATTTGACAGGTGATTTGACGGAGGAAGAACTGGAGCTTCTGAAATTAACGCCTGCCGCTTATTTAGGCTCCTGCCGCTATAAACTCCCTGACGATCTGTCTTCTCCCTTTTATCCGGCTCTGTTTGAAAAATTCCGGACCATGGAAATCGGATATTTCTTTTATATCGGAGGCAATGATTCCATGGATACAGTAAGCAAGCTCTCCCGCTACGCCTCCCATCATAACAGCGCCATCCGTTTCATTGGAATTCCCAAAACCATTGACAATGACTTGACTTTAACGGATCACACTCCCGGATACGGCAGTGCCGCCAAATACGTGGCTGACACCGTCCGTGAAATCGTTCTGGACTCTTCCGTTTACCAGCAGAAGTCCGTCACCATTGTGGAGCTGATGGGCCGCCATGCAGGCTGGCTCACTGCTGCCAGTGCATTGGCCAGAAAATTCGAGGGTGATAATCCCGTGCTTATCTACCTTCCTGAAACTGATTTTGATTTTGAACGGTTTGCATCAGATGTTAAAATTGCTCTTAAAAAAAACAACTCGGTTATTATCTGTATCTCAGAAGGTCTCTCCGACGCCCAGGGCAAATTCATATGCGAATACTCGGATGAAGTCCGTCTGGATACCTTTGGTCATAAAATGCTCACCGGAAGCGGCAAAATGCTGGAAAATTTTGTGCGCGACCGTTTCGGCGTAAAGGTCCGTTCCATTGAGCTGAATGTTAGCCAGCGCTGCAGCGGCATGCTGGCTTCCGCAACCGACATAGAAGAATCCGTACAGGCAGGCTCAGAAGGGGTAAAGGCCGCTTTAAACGGCATTACCGGAAGAATGGTCGCCTTTTGCCGTACAGGAAACTCCCCTTATTCCATGGAATGCACCACGGTTGATGTAAACCAGGTTTGCAATCAGGAAAAGCTGTTTCCTTCCCAATGGATCTGCAGCAACGGCACTGATGTCACCTCAGATTTTCTGGAATATGTCCTGCCCCTGATCCAGGGGGAACTTCAACGAAAAATAGAAAGCGGCAGACCTGTATATCTTTACCGGAGATGA